The genomic region acaccctgcagcagcttgatcttaatttagcaatcacccttcttaagaactgtcgcttgaatatttccaccccatacatggtgataaacaatgttaaatgttattcgcatatcctgtttgtgtacctcagtaaaagatactgcgaggggagttactctttcgaagttggctgagttcgaccgAGAGGCTggcacctcgaagtcaggaccggacttcccttgcagcaagtaaaaagtcatcacagctgtctgtgttgttctgtgttcagagattggttggttttcagcgtatatttaggggaaaaaacccaacacccaacagaacaaaaacaacacagtaacacagaggtgtagctaaaaattctgggcccctgacagaaggtcaccttgcgcccctctgtcgaattttacatactgtgaaagagatttgttgagccatcttctaatccagtgcaatccagctttatttgaaaagcactttaaacaatcatatggaccaaagtgctgcacagaggaataaataaaaacattcacatacttaaaaacgaagtaaaataaatttaataaaaaccagaacacaaattaaatgagagtaaaaggccattaataaaataaaaacaaaaaattacattaattaataaagaaaaggctaagattaaaataaaatttactattaaagtcaacatctcacaacatgccaaaggccaaagagaaaggatgagttttaagaagagatttaaaaacggacagagaagaggcctcccaaatgtgaaaaggcaagtcattccacattttaggagctgcgactgcaaaagctcgatcccctctaagctcacgctgagtcttaggaactgtcaggaacagctgatcagttgacctgagagagcgggtgggggtgtaagggtgaagcagctcacagaggtcaggtggagcaagacccttgagggctttaaaagcaaataacagaattttaaaatgaatcctaaaatgtacgggcagccagtggagtgaggctaaaatgggggagacatgctcatatttccatgtgcggcagcattttgaaccttctggaggtgaacaatagtggagcctctaaccccaacatagagggcgttacagtggtccagactagtagtgacaaaagagtggattactgtctcaaagtgctgcctagaaagaattggctttattttggccaactgcttcaattgtaaaaagcttgacttgacaactgaccttatctgagtgtaagagcaaaggaaactgaatccactactgtatgttctgtcctgtacatttttattacagtttttctcaattgctttggctcagttctcaaatgatttttttatttcccaaaacattaagttcagatctctgaacaattcgcatctttttcacatcagattggaatttcttattgatttgagcaaattgcaaatgttttggcacatgtgtgcaaagagtacatacaactgtctgcagtttggacaacaaataattgcaaatggcttgttgatcaaaactgatgactcgattctcacttacactgtcaaacacttcagaacttctcagacattttttattgtgtaagccatcacattcaaaacgatctattcaattatcataattagtattcatgaatgtatattctaaaatatatctaacattgacattgtttgtaatgtctgctacattggcacatgccctgtaattgcaatcgcaatctaattgcaaagtacctctaatatgactcaaccatttaaccatttaaccaatcactttgggagtatatatatgtagattgcccacagcacaatcactgctgtagaatgttttgagaatggaggacgttcacaacgctgaactgcagcaacatgctcgtggaagagcaattggaaggcgtgtaagaatacgtggtggtggtagaggaagaaataatcgaggaagaggtggaaatagaagagtcagagtctctgatgaaatcagagccacacttgtggatcatgtcataaatcatggttttacaatggaagaggctggtcgaagagtacagcctaatgtaaacaggtccacagtgtcatcaattgtgcaaacctttcgtagggaaaacaggtacatatgtatttttttgttttacagtatgtaaagtatttttacagtataaacaacaatattgtaaaggtaaatgcaagtctatttgttcattctatagaactgcacgacaacctcgcgctggtggcagagcagcagtatttaaccaactgcaagaacaagaaatttgcaacatggtcatagccaacaattccatcaggctaagagagatccaaagtgcaatcataaatgacaatgaggtctttgcaaatattaattctgtcagcatttccaccatagtagttttagaaagacatcagatgactatgaaacagctctataaggtgccatttgagaggaacagtgaaagagtcaaggcatcgcgctaccagtatgtccaggtaaaccactggtgtgcacttagtgagttttcctgtatttctaagatgcctgtattactttactgtaagtttcagaaacccataagaaaatacgtttactgttacattttttcctgtgttccttcatagagaatcatggagttagaactacatgaaacgacccacattcttgtttttgtggacgaggctgggtttaatctgtccaaaggccggagacgtggtcgcaatctcattggacagcgagccacaattgacacaccaggccaacgtggggccaatattacaatgtgtgctgccatttcagagaacggtgtgagcacacatattccacacattgggccctataatacccaacttctcctggccttcctaaatgcactttacagagacctgattccagaacaagaaagaggtttggttagaccacatttgcctaattatgttgttgtctgggataatgtcagcttccaccgaaccaacagtgttagtgactggtttgctgcacatgaaaggataacagtggaattccttccaccatactctccgttcctaaatccaatagaagagtttttttcagcatggaggtggaaagtgtatgatcatagaccacaaTATCTCAAAAATTTGACCGTATTTCTCTCTgaccatttaaaacatttaaattatttttgtgatgcatcagtatcaatagctacaacgtcataacagatatagatataatgcggttcatacttttgaagttgatgcgtatctcccgaaaaaaatcaactccagaagagtccgcgtctgtaaatgcctgaacttcggaatcgatcctacctttgttaggcgcggcatctgtgtcttgcagctgttcccttggataaagatgttaattgtcatgcttacagcatctcgatctccggcgtttgtgaagttgggattgatgctgtcctgtgtttttttttttccttccacacttaagctctgcttgttactgccccatagcggagcgcaagtgaaacggactaccggagatttgcactgtttttctgttagtgtgtataatcaaaatatgactcagtttggccagttagaaaaatatgataatagaaaagtattcttttcctctcacttttttttcttgatttaattaccgacttcacgtacttacactgtgtcccgttgcacgatgtaatattgcgaaactatgattttgtggcagtgttttgtaaaggaattttccgtttaatcatcgtcttagtataaagctatatggttgttctggtatcagtggacgtacattatgtattttttcttctcttgagcaccatggtcatgacatgaagctcagtcattgattactcgcaaatgttagtagtcatccgctgtttatcttgaagatgtaaaagtagtgcgcgtacatctcctcgttagtatagtggtgagtatccccgcctgtcacgcgggagaccggggttcgattccccgacggggagagtctgcatctttttgcctcggtctcaaaaggcaccaagctagaaccggccccgtgttagtggaaacggggcttgtgacttgtactcatgcataatattctgcgggtcgctcagcagcgcagcatatgaaactagactcggattgtaagtgtgtggttttgataattgatgtatggatggatggatccttaataagagatataaacaataaggtccagtcgccaactaatcatgtaaaatacgtcataaactcatggttgttaaacccagaataaaaatgaagacgtataactaggaaagtcaacttgcacatttcaattttggttcgatataatcacgttgtccttaaccctccagtgcaggaggggacggtaatgcgcatcgaatgtttccgaacctgtgtgtgatacaaccgaggaagagccgatgacttcgggggaggaggggcaggcgactcggaagaaaaagcagcagaacccaatgcagcctgtagcccattcaaaggcctactgttggacctctgcttattttgcaatacgtctttagtacggactgaaaaatgtccgatttcgatgagtttgagaagcagttaagcgaaaatcggcaaggtaagtttggctttgaagatcggtgtatgctccctgttttagggtaataaagtggccggcgtgtcctagcgccgaggatggtgcggagggcacttctgctggttccgaaaagaaaagcgcggctgggaaatcggtgccttttatccgagcgctcgccgattctgaaacctgcccgattcttcttctcccagctgccgcaggatccccgaaaactgaccgctttggtaaatcagtgacattctttgcttggcattgttatagagatcgctaggcctgcatccatcagtgcccggcgtacataacatggacatttcaatgaaacgttattggggtgcactcgatgtgaaagcctgcggttttatttatttaattatttaccattatacacttggatcataaattgcgacccgcgtattttcattcgcagtaacacactatgcatggatgtttgttgcaagcgttatattttcaagatcacgtttaaagttttatgcaaataaaaacgaccgcgaccacttgatttaaagtccgcacttaataacagtgttagttacttggtttttaaatactacgacgagttttctatataatgatatgattttgtctctttccgatgcacaatagcctttcccttgggtccgaaatgctggccctgtcatccgtacagaataagtctttctcacacgatcgccgtttcttcatgatgtatagactctaaaaatcagccgcgttccctggaatcataacaactgcttttaggtcgttattgcaaagtcttgcacctgtatctacctttacagcggatagcagtaactaacaatgatgtacagttatataacaatacacatataacttcattaaagtgcagagaatccagtaaactgaataaacttaagccatactaacgcaactgaaatatacaacatgcgttacaacggagtcgaaagtaggattgatttatgtacctatcaaatggcaatcttgtcatatcagctccttatcactaaatcactaaaatgtcattcgaaacgacctgattcggctagacgagcactaagtgccgccgtgtttgataaactagcagttccagtcattcatatctgcgctctgactatgcctgcgattgcggtaattggttattaccgatttacgtaagatgcattggccgctccgtgtctgtacttttgcagcggtgcattaccgtaacgctgttataactgatgcatgaagctgattcctcgagcagcacctgcgtttaaatgcttcactgaaaactgcaccttcagggatttatttaagcttctatatgaaggacctgctgggatagaaaggtgatattttattgctagtttaataaagtgctgtctgtcagattgaaacgatattaattacccatccatcgtccaaccagttatcttagtcaggctcccctggagcctattccaggcaaattccccatacagagagcagaggcaaaattcaggcctccagactcggaggcgtgaggcaactgtactcaccactgtgctcctatatcattaattagtctggttatgtttttattgtttcacaacagactgacattcaaggggatgtccttgtgcccttgaaattattagccattgagagatgggtgtgtttgtttcaggagggtgtgattgaatatgtgaattgaatggaggtgcttcattctggtgaggaaactgcggagttagaccccgtaccacatcttggtctccgtaagtgacttttaaggcatagcgctgggtcagtcagcatccagcaccccagggaagttggtaatatgattactctgtgactcatgggcttcaaacccacaaccatccggacacacattcataatccctctgagttacacatcttggatttatcgaaatggatggtaggggggcagtcatgtcgctccgcccaccgtctcactggtaccacggtgtcgtcccccagagcgggagaaggagcgacacaagaagcgtagccgcagccggtctctgagccgtggcgagaagcaccgccgctggagcaaggactccagggggcggagtcacgagaagcgcagcagcagccgcgaccgcaagggtcgtgaccgacggagcagctcacgcgagcacaagaagcacaggtaccccccctcacggtcccggttacaggcactgaagctgatatctagcatggtttgaggcctcttaacaagtttctttcacaatcaaccaattggtttcttcgtggtgggaagggggactgtacccatattaaattttaactggcgtttataagtagcccccgccatagcgatgggacctcaaagccagcctaaaaagtggcgcatggtcacaccctcatgaccttaaactgcctgcgatccaaagttaaatgtaaacattctgccatctgtttgtttttgccagattctgagtgtttacactgtattgtttggggaaaacaaccttctgttttgtgtttgggcagctactctcctcggagaagccgtaagaaaaggacatacaagtactgggatgttccccctccgggattcgagcacatcacccccatgcagtacaaggcaatgcaaggtttggatgcgacgcttccatgtgtgctagttcagtattgcaaggttatggtatattggttgcaatgaaagcatttattctggagtgccctcctcccccctgctggtcaaagagggaataacacttgggatgatttcagacagtgtgaagagagcttaaacctaggggttagaagcaaatgaaggcgacgatccggatgttctggccgtccctggttggggtcttgaagccctttctcctccccacagctgcagggcagatccccacgatagctttactggcaacatccaccaccagcggcgtggcagtgacgcccacccaggtgccgatggtcggcagccagatgacccggcaggccaggcggctttatgtcggcaacatccccttcggcctgacggaggtgagtccaggcaaagtcccgcgttgccttctgtcatgcatactggtgtcatgtgtagctcagtgagttaggacactgagccggtcacaagaaggttgttggttcaaatcccttgggcagcagagtgatttcaccattgggcccccgagcgcagcccttaagcactatttgctctaggaactgtctggtcctgcttcttcaatgaaatgtatgttgctttggatgaaagtgtccgcaaaataaatagataaatgtactagacttgtcagtcattttttttctcgtttgcctgttttgatgtcttcagacgtctgcctgtcttcattcagtgtgtctgcctgtctttttaggaggccatggcggatttcttcaatacccagatgcgattggctggcttatgtcaaggtcccaccaatcccgtcctcgctgttcagataaaccaggacaagaactttgccttccttgaagtaagagtctttcctgcctaatggctgctgtgtccaggcggagaccgcagccttccctgattaacgacgttcttcgttctgccctagtttcggtccgtggatgagaccacgcaggcaatggccttcgacggcatcattttccagggtcagtcgttaaaaatcaggcggccccacgactatcgccccctgcctggcatctcagagcagcccgccttccacgtaccaggtccgttttgcttgtcgccgtcataaccttaatctttatttacctttgaagagccgatcggcaaggccagttttttgtactcgttacggactgactgtccttcgcaagctgcggatgtcttgtcatataaagagggagactttcacttttatttacttaatgttgtaaatatttagcagacagttttatccaaagtgaagaatgtttttttttttttttttttttgagaaatcagggtcagcctgtccctagagcaaactcgccggcccagtggtgtgatcaccagtgatgtgaaccagtgatcttctgatgataacgctggcatcctaaccagctgagccacacacacacacacacagctcagtcactcacttcttactgttaacataggggtgttgtgtggctctgtgatgtttgcccatgaaaagaaggttgctggttcaaataccagggttggcagagtgatttcaccactgggcccttgagcaaggaccctaacccccaaattgttctagggttgctggctcctattctagttaaaaattctggacacacctactgaaaatgacttgtttttcagcaagataatgacccaaagcccaccttgaaggttatgcaagtagcttattaccttgtgaactaggaaagagatggtccccacagccccccaacctaaactctatagagctggtttgggatcagttggatgagagtaagagtaaggtagccagcttgcgcgcagaacttgtggaaactcgaggactgttggagaaacggtccaggtgggtacatatgttagctggttgagtccgcaatgctgtcatcgaagccaatggctcctattttgaagagacaaaaattttgtctttgcagtacttcatatgcataacttccatgcccaaaggccttttactattaggtgaataacagctaaaatagagacaaatgcattaagagcaggtgtgtccatacttttgactggtgctgcatgtgtcagcatctcccatggagagcaagatgggagagacaaaaaacagtcgtcaaactgccccagtatttaggtatttttttgctggagttacatttatctgatattatataggagataacgacgtcatactgatttgaagttggcttatttcactcgcgccgtttgctcgtggtca from Brienomyrus brachyistius isolate T26 chromosome 17, BBRACH_0.4, whole genome shotgun sequence harbors:
- the LOC125711328 gene encoding splicing factor U2AF 65 kDa subunit-like; protein product: MSDFDEFEKQLSENRQEREKERHKKRSRSRSLSRGEKHRRWSKDSRGRSHEKRSSSRDRKGRDRRSSSREHKKHSYSPRRSRKKRTYKYWDVPPPGFEHITPMQYKAMQAAGQIPTIALLATSTTSGVAVTPTQVPMVGSQMTRQARRLYVGNIPFGLTEEAMADFFNTQMRLAGLCQGPTNPVLAVQINQDKNFAFLEFRSVDETTQAMAFDGIIFQGQSLKIRRPHDYRPLPGISEQPAFHVPGVVSTVVPDSPHKLFVGGLPNYLSDDQVKELLTSFGPLKAFNLVKDSATSLSKGYAFCEYVDISATDQAVAGLNGMQLGDKKLIVQRASVGAKNANATAIIETPVTLQVPGLQRLQSSGMPTEVLCLLNMVMPEELVDDEDYEEILEDIREECCKYGNVRSIEIPRPVDGVEVPGCGKVGPVLSCTSGKKKTSVGTKHRLMGAFLAQKCFENGIIFCVRKTI